Within Pseudorca crassidens isolate mPseCra1 chromosome 8, mPseCra1.hap1, whole genome shotgun sequence, the genomic segment GGCTCCATGGGGAGCGGAGCAGAGCCTGGGTCCAGACGTGGGACCCACTGCAGGCAGTGCCCCACGGAGTCCTCGCCCCTCTGAGCACCATCTCCGCTTAGGTGAAGTGGGGGGTGAAGTCCCTACAGTCAAATCTTAGCTCCTACCTTCCTGCCTTTTTCTCTTAACAAGCCCCTGGAGTCCCGGGGGTGGCTGGAGGGGGACTGGGCCTCGGGGCTCAGGACACCTTCTACACAAAGGTATGACTCTGGCCTCACAAGACACAACTTAGCCAGCAAATGGTCGTTTTGGAATTCTACCCCCGGATTGCCAGGTGCCATTGACTGAGGGCAAACCTGGAATTTCTGAAAGGCCTTTGGGTcaggggcccagggcccagcagcCAACATCTGACCTCgcaggggaaggtggggagtTCTTCCTCCAGCTCGGCCACGTCCTCCTTCAGTCCCTCCCATGACCATTCGCTTGCACCCTGATCCCGTGCCTCAGAAACACAGACGGCAAAGGGCTCCCGTAGCTGCTGGGAGAAGAGCCAGGCTCCTGGGACGCACGTCTCGGGGCTCTTCTCCTGGGACATGGGGCTGAGATCTGGGGAGACACCCAGCTCTAGATCAGGGACAGTCTGACTTGAAGCCAAAGGCCTGGCTGCAATCCCAGTGGGGCCACTCCCAGCGGGGTGGGGTAACTTTCTGGGTCTCAGCttgctcctctgtaaaatggggcaacgCTCTCCACTCAGCTGGGCAGATGGGGTGTGAGCAGGGGCTGTGAAACTGGCACAAAGGGTGTGCACAATGGGCGTTCAGATGCCCTTGGCTGGTGGAAGGAACCCGGTGTGCGGGAGTCGACAGAAGCACAGGGTTCTGACGGCTCTCTTGGGCTAGGGCGGACGAGCCCCCCTGGGCCTGGGGAAAAGCCTCCCAGCCGCTCTCCATCCCCCAGAAGTGAGCCACTGTGACATCATCTCCCCGGGAGGCCACCGCGGCAGGGCTGGGCGTGTGGTAGGAGAGGTCCAGTTCGGAGTAAATAACGGGTGAGCATGTGGGCAGGCCCACCCTTGCCAGAGCAGACTTCTCCCAGCTCGAGAAAACCAAAGCGCAGTCCATGAGCTCAGCCCAGTCATAGAAAACGGCTAGGGCTGCAAAGTGCCCTCCTGCCATCGAGGGGGGCCTTTGGGGCCCTGTGTCCCCTCACCATGGCTTTCCTGGGCCAGGGGGACAGATGGGGGAGGGAAAAGGTCTCTGGGCAGGGGACAGGCGGCCCCCCTGCTGGGGTCTGATCCAGCCCGGCAGGCGGGGAACTGTGGTCAGCGGCCACGCGGGTTCTACTCACGCGCCGTCCCCGTACACCTTGATGGCGTTGACCCAGTTCTTGGTCCAGCCCTTACTCTGAAGGAAGGGACAGTCGTCCTTGAACTCCAGGCACTGGCCCGTGAAGTTGCAGCCCTCGAAGATTTCTAGGCGGAAATGCTCCCCATGCTGTGGGCCCCCCACaagtggaggaaggaaagagggtgaACAGTGGTGACGTTTCCCGTCATAAACAGGAGCCCGTGTGGGCAGGAGCTTGGACCCATCCAGCACCCAGGGCACCCGTGAGTTCCTGGGCTGGGGGGCCGGTGAGTACCCCGACCTCAACGCACGCCCCTCAGACCAGAACTGCCGCTCATTCTTGCGTATGAGATTTGGTTGGATGAAAGGGGTCTATTAGTTTAAAAAGATTCAGAGCCCCTGAACCAGTCCAGTCACTTCGTTCTTCAACTGCAGAACCCAAGGTCCAGAGAGGGCCAGATCTCCTGGGACAGCGGCCGCCCTCGGACCGGCCTGGGCCACTGGGCTTCCTCCTGCCCCAGACATACCACCGCATTCCTCTGCCCTTCACCCGCTCCTGGGCCACAGGCCACTGGCAGcctttaaatgataatattttacaaACTGTAATAGAACGTTTATTAAAACACGAAgccaaaaatctaaaacaaataacAGGGATCTCATTTGCTGAAATCCCTGCTGGCTCCCTGGGACGAGGACATACATCTCCCCATAAGATTCCCCGTATTTCCAAAGACCGAGGTGGGCCAGCTCCCCACGGGCTCTGGCGCCGGCGGGGGCTGGGTCTGCGCCACAGCTGGCCCCAAGGACAGCTCTTCCGAGAACAGCATTCGAAAGATACCCAGGGTAGTTTTCATATAAATAGCATTATGCAAGATCCAGGGCCAGCCATGTTAATTCTTTTTTCCAAATGTCCGTGACCTGGTGGAAATCTTAAGAAAGCATTCTTAGAATTTGAGAGGCCAACGCCCAGCTGGTTTTGCAACCCATGTAGAAAAGAGAGGGGTTTCCACACAGGAGGCCCCTCCCCTGGGGGTCCTCAGATGTCCGTCCAGGAGAGGGTCCTCCCGCAGACACAGGGCCGAGACTCTCTGATAAGTTGTACACCCCTGGTCTCGGGAACCAGCCATTTCCCACCCTAGCTTCTGGAGCTCACAGAAGGTCAGTTAGGACTTTAAGATGGAAAAATTCTAAGGAATGGGAATGCCCAGTCTCAAACCCTATACCCTGAGGGCAACATCGCCATGGGGGAGTGACACCTCTCATTGGCTCTCCCGCACGTACTGGGTGGCCCTGTGAAAAGGCAGCCACCTGCTGGCTCCTGCCCCCCAATTCCCGCTGCCTGGCCAGTGATACCTAAGCTTCCTCCGTCGGCCACTCCATTGAAGGCTCCTGAAAAGCACTAGAAGATGACCTGCTTGGGTGGACGCACCAGGACCACATCAGCCTTACTTTAGCTGAATGCTCCCCTATCTGGTTGCAGAGCCAAACCTCTCATGTTTTCAATAGCATTTTAAGTGGAAAACTCAGCAAGATTTTGGCATCAGAAATTGAAAGTGGTTTCCTGATACATGGCTGAAAATGCAGGAATGAAAACTCCCAGGGGCTTTCCTATTGGGTCCCCACGCATGGGAGTGGCTGGGTCTGTGTGGGGACATCTCTCGGGCTTAAAGATCTCACAGTCTCATCCGTTCCTAAAGCTGGGAGggccctgctccccccacccccaccccccgattACTCATCCCACGTCTAACCAGGCCTAACTGGGCCCTGGGTCACTCCAGCAGGAACCGCCCCCACCCCGGCCAAGTGGAGTGGCCCAGGCCCACTCACCATTCCAACAGGCCGACAGGAGCCCATGTGGTCGTTGTGTCTGTTCCAGAGGTAGAAGTCGGGGTAGTCGCCGTGCTCCAGGACGAACTGCTGGCCCCGGAAGTCGGGGTGATCGAAGCAGACCCAGGCCCCACTCTCCACACGGACAGAGTTCACCCGGTTCATAAAGCCTCGGTCTTGGAAGTTGTCACAGTCCCCGAAGACCTCCAGCTTCCGCCCCGTGAAGTGCTTGCCCTCGTAGAGAGTAATCTAGAAAGGCCAGGTTAgaggacccaggagtcaggggcttccctccTGTGGCCCAGCATCCACCACTGAACCCCAATTCCCAGGCCCTGGAGCCCCGACCTGTGGCATGCAGTAGGCGCTGTTGCCTGGGTGAGGGAACGCCTGGATGGCGGGTTGAGGTCAGACCCAGCACCCGGCTCGCCCCACCCCAGGAGGCCATGGTTGAGCAGACGGATCTCAGAAGATATGAGGGGACAGGGATTTCCCCTTTGTCCAGGGGCCCGTTTGAAAACAGGGTCTTTTCAAACTCCCACTGCATTTTTTAAActcaatttttgtttattgttaaAACATAACATCCAACGAaatgtttcaaaagaaaacaCTTCACCTACAACCCTATAACCGAATATTCACTTTCCAGAAAGTCAGGTTTCCGAGACTGGGCCCCTTAACAGGAGATATTGAATCCAACGAGCCAAGTCAGGGCCTGGCACGGGATTAAAGGCTCCAAAGAGGGCTTTTTCAATGTAACCCCGTCCCTTTGTGTCCTAGGCCCCTCCTCTGGGTGACATGCATGTGTCAGACCTGGAGCTTTCTAACCCGGCGCTCAGTTCAGACACTGTGTCCTATGGTGGTGTTGCACTGATGGGTAGTCCCTGTTCCCAAACTAAACATGAACCAGATGGTCACTGGACTTGCTGTGGTGATCATTTgataatgtataaaaaaatatacaatgttatacacctgaaactaataaagtCTTGTTAGtcaattgtacttcaataaaaacaaaacaaaacaaaaacaaacagaagaaccaTACCAACCCCAAAACTCACTCACTTTCTGCAGAGGAACCGAAAATTCCAACTCTCAATAACTCTTTGGGTTTCAAGAATTGTGCTCCTAGAAGGGCCCTGGCAAAGTAATGTTGCCTGGGGCCCAGTAACTGTGGTCATGATGTATGTGTACTGTCACTGATGGTGGAACTGCTCCTCTGGGCCCCTCGGAGTTAGGCGAGGCCAGACGCTTTGGCCAAAGGGATGTGTGTGGACGTGGACGTTTGAACACCACGCACCACTTCTcgcctctccctttccctctgctGATATCAAGGTGTCCCTCTGCAGCACAGAGGAGGGTGTGCAGACCACAGTGGAGGTGAGCTCTCGGCGTTGTCGCTGAGGCATAACCCAGCCCCCGCAGACAGATACAGTAATGCTCTCACCCACTAACCTTGAATGTAGCCCCTGGAAACCAAAGGCAGTCTCAGCTTAGCTAGAATAGGGAGCCAGGGAAGGGGGTAGAGATCCAAACTTGCCACTCTTCCTGCACAAGGCAGGCCTGATGGagggctccccccgcccccagataTTCAAGGACAACTGGTCACCCACAGGATTCGAAGGTCCCTCAAATTTCAACATTTTGCAGAGAACCTGCCCCAAGTGCCCGTGAGCAGATCCTGAGGAAGGAGCAGCCACGTTCGAACAGCCTCAGGCAAAGAAGCGGGGCCCAAGGGCTGCAGGGCAAGTCGAGGATCCCCACTCCAACCCCGGCACCCCTTAGGTCTGAGCCCCGTCCCTGCGctgggctctggggcaggggcttGGCGCCGCAGAGCCAGTGCTGGAGACACTGGGTGGAAGAACTCCCCATCCACATCACAGAGGCCCTCAGCCGGGGCCAGGCACCCCGTTTTGTTCAGAAATTTAGCGCACTCTGCTCGGGGTTGTCAGAGGCAAAGGGCATCAAGCGGGTTGGCCGCACCTGTCCCCGGCCCCCATCCTCAGCACAAAGAGCAATGAGGGCGGGTGTCTGGGCCCCTGCGGTCACCCTGGGCGGCGGCGGACGGACGCGAGAGGTTAGAGTGGGCACTCACCTTCCCCGAGCGCTGCGCCATGGTGCGC encodes:
- the CRYGN gene encoding gamma-crystallin N isoform X2 — its product is MNRVNSVRVESGAWVCFDHPDFRGQQFVLEHGDYPDFYLWNRHNDHMGSCRPVGMHGEHFRLEIFEGCNFTGQCLEFKDDCPFLQSKGWTKNWVNAIKVYGDGAWVLYEEPNYRGRMYLVERGDFRSFSDWEAQSARVQSLRRVANFF
- the CRYGN gene encoding gamma-crystallin N isoform X1, yielding MAQRSGKITLYEGKHFTGRKLEVFGDCDNFQDRGFMNRVNSVRVESGAWVCFDHPDFRGQQFVLEHGDYPDFYLWNRHNDHMGSCRPVGMHGEHFRLEIFEGCNFTGQCLEFKDDCPFLQSKGWTKNWVNAIKVYGDGAWVLYEEPNYRGRMYLVERGDFRSFSDWEAQSARVQSLRRVANFF